Proteins encoded by one window of Sediminicoccus rosea:
- a CDS encoding ABC transporter permease, with protein sequence MLRHALTRIGLAIPVLFGVLLIGFLLMQVVPTDPATVRAGPQATAEIVAAIRTELGLDEPIWVQFGIYLGRLAQGDLGVSIINNVPVTQELGATIGPTMELMFASLLWSIPAGIFLGTIAAYWRGSLLDKGIMAISVAGVSVPVFFLGLVLIWFVGFQWQLLPFTGRGGPLWTMDGIRAIILPAVTLGGVLVGPVARMTRTAVVDTLSADHVRTARAKGLSERLVVLRHALRNALIPVVTLIGLQIGFLLGGAVVTETIFSWPGVGRLAVGAILSADFPMAQGTIIVLSAGFILINLTVDLLYAVLDPRVRQS encoded by the coding sequence ATGCTGCGCCATGCCCTGACCCGCATCGGCCTTGCCATTCCCGTCCTCTTCGGCGTGCTGCTGATCGGCTTCCTGCTGATGCAGGTCGTCCCGACCGACCCCGCCACGGTGCGCGCCGGCCCGCAGGCCACGGCCGAGATCGTGGCCGCCATCCGCACCGAGCTCGGGCTCGATGAGCCCATCTGGGTGCAGTTCGGCATCTATCTGGGCCGCCTCGCGCAGGGCGACCTGGGCGTTTCCATCATCAACAACGTGCCGGTGACGCAGGAATTGGGGGCCACGATCGGCCCGACCATGGAGCTGATGTTCGCCTCGCTCCTCTGGTCCATCCCGGCGGGCATCTTCCTCGGCACCATCGCCGCCTATTGGCGCGGCTCCCTGCTCGACAAGGGCATCATGGCGATCAGCGTGGCGGGCGTCTCGGTGCCGGTCTTCTTCCTGGGCCTCGTGCTGATCTGGTTCGTGGGCTTCCAGTGGCAGCTGCTGCCCTTCACCGGGCGCGGCGGGCCGCTTTGGACCATGGACGGCATCCGGGCGATCATCCTGCCCGCGGTCACGCTCGGCGGCGTGCTGGTCGGCCCGGTGGCACGGATGACGCGCACCGCGGTGGTGGACACGCTCTCGGCCGACCACGTCCGCACCGCCCGTGCCAAGGGCCTCTCCGAGCGGCTGGTCGTGCTGCGCCACGCGCTGCGCAACGCGCTGATCCCGGTGGTCACGCTGATCGGCCTGCAGATCGGCTTCCTGCTCGGCGGCGCCGTGGTGACCGAGACCATCTTCTCCTGGCCCGGCGTGGGGCGGCTCGCCGTCGGCGCCATCCTCTCGGCCGATTTCCCGATGGCGCAGGGCACCATCATCGTGCTGAGCGCCGGCTTCATCCTGATCAACCTGACGGTGGACCTGCTCTACGCCGTGCTCGACCCGCGGGTGCGGCAGTCATGA
- a CDS encoding ABC transporter permease, whose protein sequence is MSATTVTPATPEAPRRPTPLRMLLRDTGGAISLVFVLLIIAAALLAPWLAPRDPFETDLMAIMQPPSAEYWFGTDGQGRDIFSRMLYGLRITLGMGLASLIAGGLLGALIGFLAAFYKRVDGLLMRLMDILLSFPAILFGLALAAIFGPGLTSVIIALAIATVPLMARIVRSSALVVMGLDYIEAARAIGMSDARLIARHLAPNCLSAIFVFSTLRLGQVILLGSALSFLGLGAQPPLAELGAMAAQGRNFLFIAPHISVIPSLGIFVIVLAFNLLGDALRDALDPRLRI, encoded by the coding sequence ATGAGCGCCACGACCGTGACCCCGGCCACGCCCGAAGCACCGCGCCGCCCCACGCCGCTGCGCATGCTGCTGCGTGACACGGGCGGCGCCATCAGCCTCGTCTTCGTGCTGCTCATCATCGCCGCCGCCCTGCTCGCGCCCTGGCTCGCCCCGCGCGATCCGTTCGAGACGGACCTGATGGCGATCATGCAGCCGCCCTCGGCCGAATACTGGTTCGGCACGGATGGGCAGGGCAGGGACATCTTCTCCCGCATGCTCTACGGGCTGCGCATCACGCTGGGCATGGGCCTCGCCTCGCTCATCGCGGGCGGGTTGCTGGGGGCGCTGATCGGCTTCCTCGCCGCCTTCTACAAGCGGGTGGACGGGCTGCTCATGCGCCTGATGGACATCCTGCTGAGCTTCCCGGCCATCCTCTTCGGCCTGGCGCTCGCCGCCATCTTCGGGCCCGGCCTCACCTCCGTGATCATCGCGCTCGCCATCGCCACGGTGCCGCTCATGGCGCGTATCGTCCGCAGTTCCGCGCTTGTCGTGATGGGCCTCGACTACATCGAGGCGGCGCGCGCCATCGGCATGAGCGATGCGCGGCTGATCGCGCGCCACCTCGCGCCCAACTGCCTCTCCGCCATCTTCGTCTTTTCCACCCTGCGGCTCGGGCAGGTGATCCTGCTCGGTTCGGCGCTGTCCTTCCTCGGCCTGGGCGCGCAGCCGCCGCTGGCGGAACTGGGGGCGATGGCGGCGCAAGGCCGCAACTTCCTCTTCATCGCGCCGCATATCAGCGTGATCCCCTCGCTCGGCATCTTCGTGATCGTGCTGGCCTTCAACCTGCTGGGGGATGCGCTGCGTGACGCGCTCGACCCCCGGCTTCGTATCTGA
- a CDS encoding ABC transporter substrate-binding protein → MTMTHMWKRMALGGLAALGLAVTAQAQTQPRNQITIMREIDSDRYDPHRSTALAAGEVLTMLSDTLVSMDFDMRTIRPGLAERWDVSPDGLTYTFHLRSDVTFCDGKPFTAADMAFSLNRWIGRTTPRVASPVAWRAGNVKEIRATGPHTLVYELNEPFGELLSQLTLFFGSAIDPATVERLGDNFGVQGFNGTGPYCWGNWTPRNEMVLTRHPNYRWGPPALENRGPAHVERIVWRVIPEAAARVAALQAGQADVTNYIPEAFWDAIRRVPTVTTSQQPNYFWDFFMGFKVDKPVVSDVAIRRAVHQAVNREGLVRAVWSGHAEVARNIVNPRAPDYDAQSDAMVPAFDQASARRTLDEAGWRMGPDGIRVKDGQRATFLLYGINTLVNQRSGEIIQQALRQVGIEMRVQLFDATVAWGRLATQEFDAFFLSYPYLSATDALNLYWHSRNRPTPNRMNWANPQTDAWLEGARRAIDPAERATLAANIQRQLAQEAPWLTLARSQMVVFANQRVTGARAHGLYGIGIYKGLDLRVR, encoded by the coding sequence ATGACGATGACTCACATGTGGAAGCGCATGGCGCTGGGTGGCCTCGCCGCCCTCGGCCTCGCCGTGACGGCGCAGGCGCAGACCCAGCCGCGCAACCAGATCACCATCATGCGCGAGATCGACAGCGACCGTTACGATCCGCACCGCTCCACCGCGCTGGCCGCCGGCGAGGTGCTGACCATGCTGAGCGACACGCTGGTCAGCATGGATTTCGACATGCGGACCATCCGTCCCGGCCTGGCCGAGCGCTGGGATGTCTCACCCGATGGGCTGACCTACACCTTCCACCTCCGCAGCGACGTCACCTTCTGCGACGGCAAGCCCTTCACGGCGGCCGACATGGCCTTCAGCCTGAACCGCTGGATCGGCCGCACCACGCCCCGCGTGGCCTCGCCCGTTGCCTGGCGCGCGGGCAATGTGAAGGAGATCCGCGCGACCGGCCCGCACACGCTGGTCTATGAGCTGAACGAGCCCTTCGGCGAGCTGCTCTCCCAGCTCACCCTCTTCTTCGGCTCGGCGATCGATCCCGCCACGGTCGAGCGCCTGGGCGACAATTTCGGCGTGCAGGGCTTCAACGGCACCGGCCCCTATTGCTGGGGCAACTGGACGCCGCGCAATGAGATGGTGCTCACGCGCCACCCCAACTACCGCTGGGGGCCGCCCGCCCTCGAGAATCGCGGCCCCGCGCATGTCGAGCGCATCGTCTGGCGCGTGATCCCCGAGGCCGCGGCCCGCGTGGCCGCGCTCCAGGCCGGCCAGGCGGATGTGACCAACTACATCCCCGAGGCCTTCTGGGACGCGATCCGCCGCGTGCCGACCGTCACCACCTCGCAGCAGCCCAACTACTTCTGGGACTTCTTCATGGGCTTCAAGGTGGACAAGCCCGTGGTGAGCGACGTCGCGATCCGCCGCGCCGTGCACCAGGCAGTGAATCGCGAGGGCCTGGTCCGCGCCGTCTGGTCCGGCCATGCGGAAGTGGCGCGCAACATCGTGAACCCGCGCGCGCCCGACTATGACGCGCAGTCCGACGCCATGGTCCCCGCCTTCGACCAGGCCTCCGCCCGCCGCACGCTGGACGAGGCCGGCTGGCGCATGGGCCCGGACGGCATCCGCGTGAAGGACGGCCAGCGCGCCACCTTCCTGCTCTATGGCATCAACACGCTGGTGAACCAGCGCTCGGGAGAGATCATCCAGCAGGCGCTGCGGCAGGTCGGGATCGAGATGCGCGTCCAGCTGTTTGACGCGACGGTCGCCTGGGGGCGGCTCGCCACGCAGGAATTCGATGCCTTCTTCCTGAGCTACCCGTACCTCTCGGCGACGGATGCGCTGAACCTCTACTGGCACAGCCGCAACCGGCCCACGCCCAACCGCATGAACTGGGCGAACCCGCAGACCGATGCCTGGCTGGAAGGTGCGCGCCGCGCCATCGACCCGGCTGAGCGCGCGACGCTGGCCGCCAATATCCAGCGCCAGCTGGCGCAGGAGGCGCCCTGGCTCACGCTCGCGCGCAGCCAGATGGTGGTCTTCGCCAACCAGCGCGTCACCGGTGCGCGGGCGCATGGCCTCTATGGCATCGGCATCTACAAGGGCCTGGATCTGAGGGTGCGCTGA
- a CDS encoding amidohydrolase family protein, whose amino-acid sequence MTITLIKNADLVVAWDESEKRHAYLPGGDVAFEDGVLRFVGRGYEGTADVEISGTGLMVMPGLVNIHSHPTSEPMNKGLIDEIGSPGLYNSSLYEFMPIFRSDAEAIPDCVRVALSELLLSGVTTLADLSMAHPGWLDLLAEAGMRVCIAPMFKSARWFTKNGHVVEYEWDEAAGVKAMEEAFALIQRAEQHPSGRLFGMACPAQIDTCAPELLRDSRAEAKARGLSWQIHAAQSVVEFHEITRRHGFTPIQWLHEMGLLDERAVIGHGIFLDDHPSTPWHTKRDLDILADTGTTVAHCPTVFARRGITLKDFGRYKRRGVNLGVGTDTYPHNLLDELRLVAYLARTQANDPRTMTTTDVFDAATIGGARALGRNDIGRLAVGCRADFVLVDATHPRMQPNHDPVRALIYAAGDRAVRDVYVDGIKVVGDGQVLTMDFKQAALNLSEAQKRIVARAPQQDWAHRPVDKIAPPTFKWL is encoded by the coding sequence ATGACCATCACGCTCATCAAGAACGCCGATCTCGTCGTTGCCTGGGACGAGAGCGAGAAGCGCCACGCCTACCTCCCCGGCGGCGATGTCGCCTTCGAGGATGGCGTGCTGCGCTTCGTGGGCCGCGGCTATGAGGGCACGGCGGATGTGGAGATCTCGGGCACGGGCCTCATGGTCATGCCCGGGCTGGTCAACATCCACTCGCACCCGACCAGCGAGCCGATGAACAAGGGGCTGATCGACGAGATCGGCTCCCCCGGGCTCTACAACTCGTCGCTCTACGAGTTCATGCCGATCTTCCGCTCCGATGCGGAAGCCATCCCCGACTGCGTCCGCGTGGCGCTGTCGGAACTGCTGCTCAGCGGCGTCACCACGCTGGCGGATCTCTCCATGGCCCATCCGGGCTGGCTGGATCTGCTGGCCGAGGCGGGCATGCGCGTCTGCATCGCGCCCATGTTCAAGTCGGCGCGGTGGTTCACCAAGAACGGCCACGTCGTCGAGTATGAGTGGGACGAGGCAGCGGGCGTGAAGGCGATGGAGGAGGCCTTCGCCCTCATCCAGCGCGCGGAACAGCACCCGAGCGGCCGCCTCTTCGGCATGGCCTGCCCCGCGCAGATCGACACCTGCGCGCCCGAGCTGCTGCGCGACAGCCGCGCCGAGGCCAAGGCGCGCGGCCTCTCCTGGCAGATCCACGCGGCGCAATCCGTGGTGGAGTTCCACGAGATCACCCGCCGCCACGGCTTCACCCCCATCCAGTGGCTGCACGAGATGGGGCTGCTGGATGAGCGCGCGGTGATCGGCCACGGCATCTTCCTGGATGACCACCCGAGCACGCCCTGGCACACCAAGCGCGACCTCGACATCCTGGCCGACACCGGCACCACGGTCGCGCATTGCCCGACGGTGTTCGCCCGGCGCGGCATCACCCTCAAGGATTTCGGGCGCTACAAGCGGCGCGGCGTCAATCTCGGCGTGGGCACCGACACCTATCCGCACAACCTGCTGGATGAGCTGCGCCTCGTCGCCTACCTCGCCCGCACCCAGGCGAATGACCCGCGCACCATGACGACGACCGACGTCTTCGACGCCGCCACCATCGGCGGTGCGCGGGCGCTCGGCCGTAACGACATTGGCCGCCTCGCGGTCGGCTGCCGCGCGGATTTCGTGCTGGTGGACGCGACGCATCCGCGCATGCAGCCCAACCACGACCCGGTCCGCGCGCTGATCTACGCGGCGGGCGACCGTGCCGTGCGCGACGTCTATGTGGATGGCATCAAGGTGGTGGGTGACGGCCAGGTGCTGACCATGGACTTCAAGCAGGCGGCGCTGAACCTCAGCGAGGCGCAGAAGCGCATCGTCGCCCGCGCGCCGCAGCAGGACTGGGCGCACCGGCCAGTGGACAAGATCGCGCCGCCGACCTTCAAGTGGCTGTGA
- a CDS encoding ABC transporter ATP-binding protein: protein MTGPLLQIEDLRTVFRTSGGDVAAVDGVSLDVVRGRTLGIVGESGCGKSVLSLSIMRLVAHPGRIASGRVLLEGRDLAGLSNAEMRGVRGKDIGMIFQEPMTSLNPVHTVGFQITEGIRAHEPHVGKAELRERGIAALARVRIPSPERRFDEYPHQLSGGMRQRVMIAMALACSPKLLIADEPTTALDVTVQAQILDLLRDLQAETGMAIILITHDLGVIAEMADDVAVMYAGRVVERTSARDLFEDPQHPYTLGLLGSIPRLDEDRERLLAITGAVPPPFALPPGCRFAPRCPFAIEACRAEIPALRAIGAGHEAACLRAPVEEALA, encoded by the coding sequence ATGACGGGCCCCCTTCTGCAGATCGAGGACCTCCGCACCGTCTTCCGCACCTCGGGCGGGGATGTGGCGGCGGTGGATGGCGTCTCGCTCGATGTCGTGCGCGGCCGCACGCTCGGCATCGTGGGCGAGAGCGGCTGCGGGAAATCCGTGCTCTCCCTCTCCATCATGCGGCTCGTGGCGCATCCGGGGCGCATCGCCTCGGGCCGCGTGCTGCTGGAGGGAAGGGACCTCGCGGGCCTTTCCAATGCCGAGATGCGCGGCGTGCGCGGCAAGGATATCGGCATGATCTTCCAGGAGCCGATGACCTCGCTGAACCCGGTGCACACAGTGGGCTTCCAGATCACCGAGGGCATCCGCGCGCATGAGCCGCATGTGGGCAAGGCCGAGCTGCGCGAGCGGGGCATCGCAGCCCTGGCCCGCGTGCGCATCCCCTCGCCGGAGCGGCGCTTCGACGAATACCCGCACCAGCTCTCGGGCGGCATGCGCCAGCGCGTGATGATCGCGATGGCGCTCGCCTGCTCGCCCAAGCTGTTGATCGCGGATGAACCGACCACGGCGCTGGACGTGACGGTGCAGGCGCAGATCCTGGATCTGCTGCGCGACCTCCAGGCCGAGACGGGGATGGCCATCATCCTCATCACCCATGACCTCGGCGTGATCGCCGAAATGGCCGATGACGTGGCCGTGATGTATGCGGGCCGCGTGGTGGAGCGCACCTCGGCGCGCGATCTCTTCGAGGATCCGCAGCACCCCTATACGCTGGGCCTGCTCGGCTCCATTCCGCGCCTGGATGAGGATCGCGAGCGGCTGCTCGCCATCACCGGCGCGGTCCCGCCGCCCTTCGCGCTGCCGCCCGGCTGCCGCTTCGCGCCGCGCTGCCCCTTCGCCATCGAGGCCTGCCGCGCCGAGATCCCCGCACTGCGCGCCATCGGCGCCGGGCATGAGGCCGCCTGCCTTCGCGCCCCCGTGGAAGAGGCACTCGCATGA
- a CDS encoding ABC transporter ATP-binding protein: protein MSGMNRSADGGALLEVENLAKHYPIRSGLILAREIGRVRAVDGVSFTLRRGETLALVGESGCGKSTTARLVLRLIEPSAGSVRFEGTDITKLEGPTLKAFRRRAQIVFQDPYASLNPRLTVGQTISEPLEVHGIGDSASRRARVEELLRLVGLAPYQAARFAHEFSGGQRQRIGIARALSTEPDLVVCDEPVSALDVSIQAQVVNLLRDLQQRLGLSYLFIAHDLAVVKHVADRIAVMYLGRIVEIAEKRELFRNPRHPYTRALLAAIPHPDPARRGRVQPLGGDLPSPLKPPSGCRFHTRCPFAIERCRHEEPALTDGVACHRDGELPSHGLDFSGGLTEKAARRMALYAQGSVAG from the coding sequence ATGAGCGGCATGAACCGTTCCGCCGATGGCGGCGCGCTGCTGGAGGTCGAGAACCTCGCGAAGCACTATCCCATCCGCAGCGGGCTGATCCTGGCGCGCGAGATCGGCCGGGTGCGGGCGGTGGATGGCGTCTCCTTCACGCTGCGCCGCGGTGAGACGCTGGCGCTGGTGGGGGAGAGCGGTTGCGGCAAGTCCACCACCGCGCGCCTCGTGCTGCGGCTGATCGAGCCCAGCGCCGGCTCCGTCCGCTTCGAGGGCACCGACATCACGAAGCTGGAGGGGCCGACGCTCAAGGCCTTCCGCCGCCGCGCGCAGATCGTCTTCCAGGACCCCTACGCCTCGCTCAACCCGCGCCTCACCGTCGGCCAGACCATCAGCGAGCCGCTGGAGGTGCATGGCATCGGCGATTCCGCCTCGCGCCGCGCGCGGGTGGAGGAGTTGCTGCGCCTGGTGGGCCTTGCCCCCTATCAGGCGGCGCGCTTCGCGCATGAATTCTCGGGCGGGCAGCGCCAGCGCATCGGCATCGCGCGCGCCCTCTCCACCGAGCCGGACCTCGTGGTCTGCGATGAGCCGGTGAGCGCGCTCGACGTCTCGATCCAGGCCCAGGTTGTGAACCTGCTGCGTGATCTGCAACAGCGGCTGGGCTTGTCCTACCTCTTCATCGCGCACGACCTGGCGGTGGTGAAGCATGTGGCCGACCGCATCGCCGTCATGTATCTCGGCCGCATCGTGGAGATTGCGGAAAAGCGCGAGCTGTTCCGCAACCCGCGCCACCCCTATACCCGCGCCCTGCTGGCCGCGATTCCGCATCCGGACCCCGCGCGGCGCGGCCGCGTGCAGCCGCTCGGCGGCGACCTGCCGAGCCCGCTGAAGCCGCCCTCCGGCTGCCGCTTCCACACGCGCTGCCCCTTCGCCATCGAGCGTTGCCGGCACGAGGAACCCGCCCTGACGGATGGCGTCGCCTGCCACCGCGATGGCGAATTGCCGTCGCATGGCCTCGATTTCTCGGGTGGGCTGACGGAGAAGGCGGCGCGGCGCATGGCGCTCTACGCGCAGGGCAGCGTGGCGGGCTAG
- a CDS encoding sensor histidine kinase → MSGWARSLRLRLLLAGLVAAGLALAAATAGLSLLFERHAERQLARELSALAEGIAAQLDRAMPGGDWTLSAPPGDPRYDRPLSGFYWQVSRAAGGAPLLQSRSLWDATLAPPADAPMNETLFPLPGPGGEALLALRLPVTMPARLGGERLVVLAARDAAELRAAAADFRRDLLPFLGVIAFALLAAFGAQVAVGLAPLRRMRARLAAIGSGQAARLGEEGFPSEILPLARELDGLLAQRERDVAAARARAGDLAHGLKTPIQVLLAEAERLEWPMEAAEQRETAAAVGEAAEAMRRHVERELSRARRALRGRGDRAEPLRVARRLIAVLARTAEGARLDWVMEGEPGPLAAIHEDDLAEALGAVMENAARFASARVRIALRQAPGRLALSVTDDGPGIPPERHAEALRRGGRLDEAGPGTGLGLAIAREILEEVGGALELGPTAPGAMTVTLRLPAG, encoded by the coding sequence TTGAGCGGCTGGGCGCGCTCGCTGCGGCTGCGGCTGCTGCTGGCCGGGCTGGTCGCGGCGGGCCTCGCGCTGGCGGCGGCGACGGCGGGGCTCTCGCTGCTGTTCGAACGCCATGCGGAGCGGCAATTGGCGCGGGAACTCTCCGCCCTGGCCGAGGGGATCGCCGCGCAGCTCGACCGCGCGATGCCCGGCGGCGACTGGACGCTCAGCGCGCCACCGGGCGATCCGCGCTATGACCGGCCGCTCTCGGGCTTCTACTGGCAGGTCTCGCGCGCCGCGGGCGGGGCGCCGCTGCTGCAATCGCGCTCGCTCTGGGATGCGACGCTGGCCCCGCCCGCCGATGCGCCGATGAACGAGACGCTCTTTCCCCTGCCCGGCCCGGGCGGCGAGGCGCTGCTGGCGCTGCGCCTGCCGGTGACGATGCCGGCGCGGCTGGGCGGCGAGCGGCTGGTGGTGCTGGCGGCGCGGGACGCGGCCGAGCTGCGCGCGGCGGCGGCCGACTTCCGGCGCGACCTGCTGCCCTTCCTCGGCGTCATCGCATTCGCGCTGCTGGCGGCCTTCGGCGCGCAGGTGGCCGTGGGCCTCGCGCCGCTGCGGCGGATGCGGGCGCGGCTGGCCGCCATCGGCTCAGGCCAGGCGGCGCGGCTGGGCGAGGAAGGATTCCCCAGCGAGATCCTGCCCCTCGCGCGCGAGCTCGACGGCTTGCTGGCGCAGCGCGAGCGCGACGTGGCGGCGGCGCGCGCCCGCGCGGGGGATCTCGCGCATGGGCTCAAGACGCCCATCCAGGTGCTGCTGGCGGAGGCCGAGCGGCTGGAATGGCCCATGGAGGCGGCCGAACAGCGCGAGACGGCGGCCGCCGTGGGCGAGGCGGCCGAGGCGATGCGCCGCCATGTGGAGCGCGAGCTCTCCCGCGCGCGTCGCGCGCTGCGCGGCCGCGGTGACCGCGCCGAGCCGCTGCGCGTGGCGCGGCGCCTGATCGCGGTGCTGGCGCGCACGGCGGAGGGCGCAAGGCTGGATTGGGTGATGGAGGGCGAGCCCGGCCCGCTCGCCGCCATCCATGAGGATGACCTGGCCGAGGCGCTGGGCGCCGTGATGGAGAATGCCGCGCGCTTCGCCAGCGCGCGGGTGCGGATCGCGCTGCGCCAGGCGCCGGGCCGCCTCGCCCTCTCGGTCACGGATGACGGGCCGGGGATTCCGCCCGAGCGCCATGCGGAGGCGCTGCGCCGCGGCGGGCGGCTGGATGAGGCGGGCCCGGGCACCGGCCTCGGCCTCGCCATCGCGCGGGAAATCCTGGAGGAGGTCGGCGGCGCGCTGGAGCTCGGCCCCACCGCGCCGGGCGCGATGACGGTGACGCTGCGGCTGCCGGCGGGCTAG
- a CDS encoding response regulator transcription factor, protein MRILLAEDDPRIAAHVQRALEAAGYRVDLVGDGEEALFRGETEDYTLAVLDLGLPRLDGLAVLKRWRAEGRHMPVLVLTARGAWSERVEGIDAGADDYLPKPFRIEELLARVRALLRRAAGLGSPVIEAGRLSLDTRLKEVRLDGIPVALSALEWRFLSLLAHRPGEAVSVGAIVEQLYGDDDARDANAVEALVLRLRRKLGGEVIETRRGLGYALAMAPA, encoded by the coding sequence ATGCGCATCCTGCTGGCCGAGGACGATCCCCGCATCGCCGCCCATGTGCAGCGCGCGCTGGAGGCGGCGGGCTACCGCGTGGACCTGGTGGGCGATGGCGAGGAGGCGCTGTTCCGCGGCGAGACCGAGGACTACACCCTGGCTGTGCTCGACCTCGGCCTGCCGCGCCTGGATGGCCTCGCCGTGCTCAAGCGCTGGCGCGCCGAGGGGCGACACATGCCCGTGCTGGTGCTGACGGCGCGCGGCGCCTGGTCCGAGCGGGTGGAGGGCATTGATGCCGGCGCGGATGACTACCTGCCCAAGCCCTTCCGCATCGAGGAATTGCTGGCCCGCGTGCGCGCCCTGCTGCGCCGCGCGGCGGGCCTCGGCTCGCCGGTGATCGAGGCGGGGCGGCTCAGCCTCGACACGCGCCTGAAGGAGGTGCGGCTGGATGGCATTCCCGTCGCGCTCTCGGCGCTGGAATGGCGCTTCCTCAGCCTGCTGGCCCATCGCCCCGGCGAGGCGGTTTCTGTCGGCGCGATCGTCGAGCAGCTCTATGGCGATGATGATGCGCGCGATGCGAATGCCGTCGAGGCGCTGGTGCTGCGCCTGCGCCGCAAGCTCGGCGGCGAGGTGATCGAGACCCGGCGTGGCCTCGGCTACGCGCTGGCCATGGCGCCGGCTTGA
- a CDS encoding PepSY domain-containing protein, with translation MIFRRALLGLPGALPLLLAAEPARADGRRRREEQERVRRAIAEGRIRPLSEILALVRPQLGGEVIGVELDEDDGVFVYEIKVLTRGGRRRELQVDAATGRILKVED, from the coding sequence GTGATATTTCGCCGCGCCCTCCTCGGCCTGCCCGGGGCCCTGCCCCTGCTGCTCGCGGCCGAGCCGGCCCGCGCCGATGGACGCCGCCGCCGCGAGGAGCAGGAGCGTGTGCGCCGCGCCATCGCCGAGGGCCGCATCCGCCCGCTTTCCGAGATCCTTGCCCTGGTGCGGCCGCAGCTGGGCGGCGAGGTGATCGGCGTGGAGCTGGACGAGGATGACGGCGTCTTCGTCTATGAGATCAAGGTGCTGACGCGCGGCGGGCGGCGGCGCGAACTGCAGGTGGATGCCGCGACCGGCCGCATCCTGAAGGTGGAGGATTGA
- a CDS encoding PepSY domain-containing protein has protein sequence MRKTLLLAALAASIAAGPLAAQPATTRFADIAARLEGQGFQIQEMERKRGRFEVKAMNAEGQRIKLEVDATTGAILRQDLRQRDGHRDGHRDGHRDGHRDGQRDSQR, from the coding sequence ATGCGCAAGACGCTCCTTCTCGCCGCCCTCGCCGCCAGCATCGCCGCCGGCCCGCTGGCCGCGCAACCAGCCACCACCCGCTTCGCCGACATCGCCGCCCGCCTGGAAGGCCAGGGCTTCCAGATCCAGGAGATGGAGCGCAAGCGCGGCCGCTTCGAGGTGAAGGCGATGAACGCCGAGGGCCAGCGCATCAAGCTCGAGGTGGATGCCACCACCGGCGCCATCCTGCGCCAGGATCTGCGCCAGCGCGACGGTCATCGCGACGGCCATCGCGACGGCCATCGCGACGGCCATCGCGACGGCCAGCGCGATAGCCAGCGCTGA